DNA from Musa acuminata AAA Group cultivar baxijiao chromosome BXJ1-5, Cavendish_Baxijiao_AAA, whole genome shotgun sequence:
TGTACATCACTCATTTAATCTGTAGTTCCGGTTGAGTGGTCTTATGCTCTTTAACCAACGTCTAATTATCTCTTTCTGCAGCTGTCTTCCCTAGGATTCATGTAAAAGACCCATATAAGCGGCTGGGAATAAGCAGAGAAGCATCTGAAGAAGAAATTCAGGCTGCTAGAAACTTTTTAGTGAAAAAATATGCTGGACATAAGCCAAGTGTCGATGCAATTGAATCAGCCCATGACAGGATAATTATGCAGAGCTTATATGATAGAAGGAgtccaaaaataaatttgaagaagAAAGTAAGGGAGGTTACACAATCACGTGTTGTCAAGGCTGTCACAAGTAGATTTGAAGCTCCATCCATGAAAATCATCTTGAAGACCGCGGCTGCATTCATTGTTCTTGGAGTACTCACTGTTCTCTTTCCAACGGAAGAAGGGCCAACACTTCAAGTGGCCATTTCGCTCATAGCATCCATATATTTCATATATGACAGGCTTAAGAACGGCTTGCGAGCATTCTTATATGGGTCTGTTTTCAGTTTCATTATTGAACTTTTGTGGATTCTGCATAGCATGATATATAATAGTCTTAAAAATCAACTGTTTGGTGACAGTCTCTTTAGTACCTTTCTTCTATCTATAACTTGTTCATAAACTTAGATGAGAAGATCTGTTTGTTTTTATGTTAGTTGCAGGAATTATATAGTGTTTCTGCTCTTGACTTTTTAGATTTGACATAGTAGTTTTGTGACACTTCATTATGTCACTCTTCAGCATGTATCCAATAGAGATGTCTATGTGCACTATCGTTTATTTGGAA
Protein-coding regions in this window:
- the LOC135673800 gene encoding protein CHAPERONE-LIKE PROTEIN OF POR1, chloroplastic-like; amino-acid sequence: MVVSCLSSNPSRISCCVTPIRASNSFCRSASPLPCNLRFKDRITLLSSKDSKYGTSLTQVYILRRPRITKKLVHASFGDMAEDSPSVFPRIHVKDPYKRLGISREASEEEIQAARNFLVKKYAGHKPSVDAIESAHDRIIMQSLYDRRSPKINLKKKVREVTQSRVVKAVTSRFEAPSMKIILKTAAAFIVLGVLTVLFPTEEGPTLQVAISLIASIYFIYDRLKNGLRAFLYGIGAFFASWLLGTFLMVSVMPPLLQGPRSLEVSTSLLSYVLLWVSSTYLR